TTGAAGCAACTGAGTCACATCAAATACGAAATACCTCAGTGAGACCAGCAAAATTACTGCTAGTAGTGACAGATTCTTATCTATAATTTATAAAGAGAAGGTGTATGAATATGACGAATAAAAATATTATTACGATGGAAAATGTCTATAAAAAGTACGATGAACAGACCGTTTTACATGATATTAATTTTGAAATAGAAAAAGGAAAATTTTATACCTTATTAGGTCCATCAGGTTGCGGGAAAACAACGATTCTTCGTCTCATAGCAGGATTTACCGATGCTAGTTCTGGAGTAATAAAAATGAATCAACAAGTTGTTAATGGTATGCCAGCTAATAAACGAAAAGTAAATACGGTTTTCCAAGACTATGCTTTATTTCCCCATATGAATGTATACGAAAATATTGCGTTTGGATTAACTTTGAAAAAAATGGCAAAAGAAGAGATCAAAAAAAGGTAAACGATGCATTAAAAATGGTACAACTTTCTGGCTATGGTGAGCGTGAAATTAGTGAAATGTCAGGTGGACAGCAACAACGAGTAGCAATTGCTCGGGCTATTGTGAATGAACCGGATATCTTATTACTAGATGAACCATTATCAGCATTGGATTTAAAATTACGAACGAATATGCAATATGAATTAAGAGAATTGCAACAACGGTTGGGAATTACTTTTATTTTTGTTACTCATGATCAAGAAGAGGCATTAGCGATGAGTGATTGGATTTTTGTAATGAATAAAGGAGATATTGTTCAAAGTGGGTCTCCCGTTGATATTTATGATGAGCCTATTAATCGTTTTGTTGCAGATTTTATCGGAGAAAGTAATATTGTTTCCGGAACAATGATTGAAGACTACAAAGTTCGTTTTGTCGGAAAAGATTTTGAATGTGCCGATGCCGGGATTACTCCTAGAGAACGAGTAGAAGTAGTTCTTCGTCCGGAAGACTTAGAATTGACAAGTGTAGACAAAGGGAAATTGGTCATAAAAGTAGATACGCAATTATTTCGTGGAGTTCATTATGAAATTATCGGATACGATAAAGACGGGAATGAATGGATGATTCATTCAACCAAAAAAGCAACTATTGGAGAAGAAGTTGGACTATATTTCGAGCCATACGCGATCCATGTCATGCGTTTGGGAGAAACGGAAGAAGAATTTGATGCACGTTTGGAAAGCTATGAAGATGAATAAGGAGGGACGTTCATGACAAAACAATCTAGATATTGGTTTTCAGCACCATATGTATTATGGTTGGGCTTGTTTGTGATTGCACCGATTCTCTTAATTCTTTATCAATCATTTTTTGATATTGCAGGGAATTTTACACTCGACAACTATGTAGCATACTTTACTTCATTCAACTATTTATCCATGACTCTGAATTCTTTTCTATATGCCTTTTTAATTACCTTAACAACTTTTTTAATTAGTTATCCTACGGCATTATTTTTAAGTAGAACAAAAAATAAACAATTATGGCTATCTCTTATTATTTTACCAACTTGGATTAATCTATTATTAAAGGCATATGCTTTTATTGGGTTATTTAGTCAAAGTGGTACTGTTAATCATTTCTTAGGCTTTCTAGGAATCGCTCCCCAACAAATCTTGTTTACTGATTTTAGTTTTATTTTTGTAGCAGCTTATATTGAGCTTCCCTTTATGATTTTGCCTATTTTTAATTCCATTGAGGAAATTAATCCTTCCTTAACGATGGCTAGTTATGATTTAGGAGCAACTCAATGGGAAACGATTAAAAAAGTAATTTTCCCTTTAAGTATGAGTGGAGTTCGTAGTGGCTTTCAAGCTGTATTTATTCCTTCTTTATCTTTGTTTATGTTAACTAGACTGATCGGGGGAAATCGTGTAATTACATTAGGTACTGCGGTTGAACAACATTTTCTTGTTACCCAAAATTGGGGAATGGGTTCTACCATTGGAGTCATTTTGATTATTGCCATGCTACTCATTATGAAGCTAACCGGTGAAAAGAAAGCGAGGAAAAAAGTATGAAAATAAATAAAAATTCCAAATGGAATAATCTATTTTTGACAATCGTTTTCCTTGTTTTGTATATCCCTATTTTTTACTTAATTTTTTATTCATTCAATGCAGGTGGAACGATGAATGAATTTACTGGTTTTACTTGGGAACACTATCAAGCTGTATTTGAAGATACACGTTTGATTGGGATTGTTTTGAATACCCTATTAGTAGCTTTATTATCTGCCTTAATTGCTACGATAATTGGAACGTTTGGAGCTATTTATATTTATTATTCCAAAAAACATAGAACCAGACAAACCCTTTTAAGCTTGAATAATATTTTAATGGTTTCTCCGGATGTTATTATTGGTGCTAGCTTACTTATTCTTTTTACAATAGTAGGCTTCAGCCTAGGCTTTGCGTCTGTATTATTAAGTCATATTGCCTTTTCGATTCCGATTGTTGTATTAATGGTTTTACCAAAACTTCATGAAATGAAAGACTCTATGATTAATGCAGCTCAAGATTTAGGAGCAAATTCTTGGCAAGTGATTTCACGAATACTTTTACCAAGCATTACTCCGGGTATATTAAGTGGCTTTTTTATGGCTTTTACGTATTCATTAGATGATTTTGCAGTTACTTTTTTTGTAACGGGAAATGGATTCAGCACACTAGCAGTCGAAATTTATTCACGTGCTCGTCGAGGTGTTAGTCTTGAAATTAATGCATTGAGCGCGTTGATGTTTCTGTTCACATTGTTATTAGTTTTGGGTAACTATTTTATTCAAACCTATAATCAAAAGAGACGGGATCAAAAAATAAAAGCAATAGGCTATGAGCAAGGTGAGGTGTTGAATGGATGAAACGACTTACGATTGTAATGACTTCTATATTGGTCGTGTGTGTAGGCTTAGTTTTTGGTATTCAATACTTAAATAGAACGCAAGGATTTACAGGTGACAATACGTTAACCATTTATAATTGGGGAGATTATATTGCACCAGAATTATTAGAAAAATTCGAAGATGAAACAAATTATAAAATATCTTATGAAACCTTTGACTCCAATGAAGCCATGTACACAAAAATCAATCAAGGTGGTACAGCTTATGATTTAACAATTCCTTCTGAATATATGATTGAACGGATGAGAGATGAAGGAATGTTACAGGAGCTTGATCTTTCCAGAGTGAATGGATTGGAACACATCGACTCTCGATTTTTGGACCAAGCGTTTGATAAAGGAAATCGTTACTCCATTCCTTATTTCTGGGGAACTTTAGGAATTGTTTATAATGATAAATTTATTGAAAAAGAACCTTCAACTTGGAATGATTTATGGAATCCTGATTATAAAAATAGTTTGATGTTAATTGACGGAGCTAGGGAAATCATGGGGATTGGCCTTCAAAGTGAGGGCTATTCTTTAAATGAGGAAAATCCTGAAATCCTTACTAGGATTACAGAGAAACTGAAGCAGATGACTCCGAACGTAAAAGCGATTGTTGCTGATGAAATAAAAATGTATATGATTCAAGAAGAAGCTGCAATGGCGGTTACTTTTTCTGGAGAAGCTAGCGAAATGTTAGACGAAAATGAACATCTACACTATGTGATTCCTGATGAAGGAACGAATATATGGTTTGATAATGTAGTTATTCCAAAAACAGCTCGCAATATAGATGGAGCTTATGCTTTTATAAATTTCCTATTGGACCCTGAAAATGCAGCAATTAATGCTGAATATGTTGGTTACTCCACACCAAATGCAGATGCTATTGAACGATTAGATTCTGAGATTACAGAAGATGAACAGTTCTATCCATCTGACGAAGAGATTGCTAATATGGAAGTATATGAAAATTTAGGACCAGAATTATTAGGGATTTATAATGATTTATTCTTAGAAGTTAAAATGTTTCGTAAATAATATTTGATTACAGAAAGGAGTGTGGAAGATGTACGAATTAAAGACAAAAGAAACGGATGAGAATGTTATGGATTTCATCGAAAAAGTCGAAAGTGTGAAGAAACGAGAAGATGCGTATCAATTAATAGATATCTTCACTGAAGTGACGGGATTAGAAGCAAAAATGTGGGGACCAAGCATTATTGGATTTGGAAAATATCATTATAAGTATAAATCGAGACATGAAGGTGATGCACCTTTAGTTGGTTTTTCGCCACGGAAAGCGAAGATCAGTTTGTATTTAGCTGTAGGCGACGAAAGTAGAGAAGATATACTTAAAGATTTTGGTAAACATACTACTGGAAAAGCTTGTGTATACGTCAATAAGTTAGCGGACATTGATATTTTGGTTCTAAAAAAATTAATTCGAGAGTCTGTAAAATTTACACAGAAAAACTATCCAGAATAAATAAAAAATAGTGCGAAAACTTCCGTAGAGTTTTCGCACTATTTTTATTTATTCATTGATTGAAAATCCATCTTCGTTTACATTTAATTCTGTACCGAAAATTTTCATTTTTAACCGAACGCCTTCTCGAGTAGCAGCTAAGCCACCCAAACCTGTTTCTCGCAAAGAGGGAGGTAAACTTTTTCCAATGCGATAAAGGGCATCGATCACATCATCCGCAGGAATCTTATTGGTAAGTCCTGCTAAAGCCATATCTGCAGAAATTAAGCCATTCACAGCTCCAATCGCATTGCGCTTCACACATGGAATTTCAACTAATCCAGCAACCGGATCACAAACTAATCCTAGTAGATTACTTATGGCCATCGCCATTGCTTCTGCACATTGGTCAGGAGTACCTCCTGCAATCTCTACAGCAGCCGCTGCTGCCATTCCAGAAGCACTTCCGACTTCTGCTTGGCAACCTCCTGCAGCACCAGAGATCATTGCATTATTAGCAATGACCATGCCAAATCCACTAGCACAAAAAAGCATTTGAATCATTTGGTCTTCTGTTAAGGCTAATTTATCTTTAATACCAAACATTACGCCGGGAAGGGTTCCCGATGACCCAGCAGTAGGGGTTGCACAAATAATTCCTAAAGATGCGTTTACTTCATTAGTTGCAATCGCGCTTTCAACAGCAATTAAGAGGTCATCACCGGAGAGTGAAGTTCCTTTTTTACGATAGTTTCGTAATTTTACTGCTTCACCACCGGTAAGTCCCGTTGGTGAAAACACTCCCTCATCGGTTAATCCTTTTTCAACTGCTTCTTTCATTACACGATAATTTTTGCGCATCTGCTCCCAGATATCTTCCCGACTTCGATGTGTTTTTTCCATTTCTTGACGGACCATCAATTCGGAAATAGGAACCTGCTTTTGTTCAGCATCTAACACGAGTTCTTTTACAAGTTGATACATAATGATATGTTCTCCTATCTAATCAAGATTGCTTGTTCGACGAATAATAATTGGTTAATCTCTTCCATCATTTCTTGTGAAGGAGAAGTCTCCAAGTAAAGGACAATCCACTCGGAACTTTGCTCACGGAATATTCGTATATCAGAAAGATGATAGTTTTTCTGACTGAAAAACAAATTCCAGTCATCCATAGAATATAAATTTTGATGAAAAATGTTTTGCTTAATAAAGAAAAGAGGCAAATTTCCATTAATAGTCATTTTGAAATCCTCTAATTCAACCTCATTCAGCTGAATAGAACCTCCTCCAATAGAGCAACCTGTAACTACGATTTGAAGGTCATCTCTTTCTAAAATCATTTTTGCGGTATTTGGATGACCAATGGGAGATTCACCTTTTTCTTCAATAAAGGAAACTTCAATATTTTGAGATCGTGCCATTTCAATAGATTTTGGAAGTAAAGGATCATCGGCAGCTAACCCTAAAATCCCACCTAATATCGCAAAATCTGTTCCATGTCCTAAATGCGTATCTGCAAAAGATTCATAGTAATGGATGATTATTTTTTTGGGTATATGCGTAAATAATTGAGCAGCAGCTTTTCCTAAAGATAATGCCCCTGCAGTGTGGGAACTGGAAGGACCAACCATAATCGGTCCAATGATATCAAACACACTGTGATACGTATTAGCCATCCAAACCTCACCTTACTTTCCTATTCTAACTGTTTATTTTACTTTCCATCCGCTATTATAACTCAAAAGTATTAGGCATAGATGAAAAGAAGGGGAGGAAATGATTTTCTCATAAAGATTTCATTTACAGTCTCTCTAAAAAACCAACGCTTATGATATAATGAACATATCGAAAATGAGTAAAAGGATTAGGTGAAATGATGAATTTAAAAAAAATGGTAGGGATAAAAGCAGCAGAATATATCAAAAATGATATGATTGTTGGGTTGGGAACCGGATCAACTGCTTATTTTTTTGTAGAAGAATTAGGTCGTCTGATCAATGAAGAAGGATTAAGAATTATAGGAGTGACTACTTCAGATCGTACGCAAGAACAAGCTCTTGCTTTGGGGATTCCATTAAAAAGTGTAGATGAAGTAGCACAAATTGACCTTACTGTAGATGGGGCAGATGAAATTAGCAACGATTTCCAAGGAATAAAAGGTGGTGGTGCTGCACATCTTTATGAAAAAATAGTCGCAAATCATTCCAAAAAAGTTGTTTGGATTGTAGATCAATCAAAAATGGTGGAGCAATTGGGGGCATTTCCTTTACCTCTTGAGGTCATTAAATATGGTTCCCAACAAGTATTCCGTATATTAGAAGAAAAAGGGTACAAACCAACCTTCCGTAAACAAGCAGACGGAACGAATTATTTAACCGATGAGAATAACTATATTATTGATTTACATTTGGGAGTTATTGAAAATCCTCATGCACTAGCTGAAGAACTAGATCGAATGACGGGTATTGTGGAGCATGGACTTTTCTTGAATCGTGTTCAAACCGTCTTAATTGGTTCAGAAAAAGGAGTAGAAGTAAGAGAATCTACATTTTAAAAACATTTACTTTATTTTAAAATCAGAAAGGGATGATTGATCAATGAGAATGGTAGAACTAATTAAGAAAAAACAAGAAAAGAAAGAACTTACGAAAAATGAGATTCAATATATTATGGAAGGGTACACGAACGATGAGATTCCAGATTATCAAGTCAGTGCTTGGGCAATGGCTGTTTATTTTAATGATATGACGGATCATGAACGTATGGCGCTAACAGTAGCGATTGCTGAATCGGGTGATCAAATTGATCTTTCAAAAATAGAAGGAATCAAGGTAGATAAACATTCTACTGGCGGAGTGGGAGATACGACTACTCTTATCTTAGCTCCATTAGTTGCAAGTGTGGGTGTTCCAGTTGCAAAAATGAGTGGTAGAGGCTTAGGTCATACAGGTGGAACGATTGATAAATTAGAAGCGATCCCTGGTTTTCACATTGAAATGGATCAAGAAGAGTTTATTGATTTAGTAAATCGTCATAAGATTGCTGTTATTGGACAATCGGGAAATCTTTGTCCTGCTGATAAAAAATTGTATGCATTACGTGATGTGACGAGTACAGTCGATTCATTACCGTTGATTGCTAGTTCTATTATGAGTAAAAAAATTGCTTCTGGTGCAGATGCAATTGTCTTGGATGTGAAGGTAGGCGCAGGTGCCTTTATGAAAACAACTGAAAAAGCAGAAGAACTAGCTCATGCAATGGTGACCATTGGAAAACTAGCAGGTAGAAATACAATGGCTATTATTTCTGATATGAATCAACCATTGGGAATTGCAGTAGGAAATGCTTTGGAAGTTGAAGAAGCTATCGAAACATTGAAGGGAAGAGGACCTTCTGACTTAGAGGAATTATGCTTGGAGTTAGGTGCACAAATGGTTTATCTTGGCGGAAAAGCAGAAAGTATTTCTCAAGCAAAAACAATGTTGAAAGAAAAGTTACATAGCGGAGAAGCTTTGGAAAAGTTCAAAGAATTCATTGAAAATCAAGGTGGAGACTCACGAGTGATTGATGACTACCAGCGATTACCACAAGCAAAATTCCAAAAGAATATACAAGCTGAGGAAGATGGCTTTGTAACAGAAATTATTGCTGATTTAATTGGAAGAGCTGCAATGGAGCTAGGGGCCGGACGTGCAACTAAAGAATCGAAGATTGATTTGGCTGCAGGCTTAAAAGTATTGAAAAAAGTTGGAGATCCTGTTAGTAAAGGAGATGTATTAGTTACGTTGTATGCTAACACAGAAAAATTTGAACAATCTGAAAAGATGGTTCGAGAAGCATATTCAATTGGTAAAGAACAAATACATCTAACACTCATTCATGAAACAATAACTGATTAAAATAAGCTACTTGCCATTCGTAAGAAAAACGAATGGTAAGTAGCTTTTTTAATGGAAGATTATTCTCTAAATGAAATTTTTATAATAGATTCACTAACGGCTAAAAATTCATCAATTAAATCATTGCGATTAAAAGAAGGAGGAATAAAAACATCATAGGTTACATGATACGTATAACCATCAGCTGTGCGTTCCATTTTAAAATCCTCACCACTCGTTTTTAAATAATTTTCCTTAAAAAGCTTATTGAAAGATTGGATGGCGTCTCTATTTTGAAGAACGA
The Jeotgalibaca sp. MA1X17-3 genome window above contains:
- a CDS encoding serine dehydratase beta chain, producing MANTYHSVFDIIGPIMVGPSSSHTAGALSLGKAAAQLFTHIPKKIIIHYYESFADTHLGHGTDFAILGGILGLAADDPLLPKSIEMARSQNIEVSFIEEKGESPIGHPNTAKMILERDDLQIVVTGCSIGGGSIQLNEVELEDFKMTINGNLPLFFIKQNIFHQNLYSMDDWNLFFSQKNYHLSDIRIFREQSSEWIVLYLETSPSQEMMEEINQLLFVEQAILIR
- a CDS encoding ABC transporter permease, whose translation is MKINKNSKWNNLFLTIVFLVLYIPIFYLIFYSFNAGGTMNEFTGFTWEHYQAVFEDTRLIGIVLNTLLVALLSALIATIIGTFGAIYIYYSKKHRTRQTLLSLNNILMVSPDVIIGASLLILFTIVGFSLGFASVLLSHIAFSIPIVVLMVLPKLHEMKDSMINAAQDLGANSWQVISRILLPSITPGILSGFFMAFTYSLDDFAVTFFVTGNGFSTLAVEIYSRARRGVSLEINALSALMFLFTLLLVLGNYFIQTYNQKRRDQKIKAIGYEQGEVLNG
- a CDS encoding ABC transporter permease, producing MTKQSRYWFSAPYVLWLGLFVIAPILLILYQSFFDIAGNFTLDNYVAYFTSFNYLSMTLNSFLYAFLITLTTFLISYPTALFLSRTKNKQLWLSLIILPTWINLLLKAYAFIGLFSQSGTVNHFLGFLGIAPQQILFTDFSFIFVAAYIELPFMILPIFNSIEEINPSLTMASYDLGATQWETIKKVIFPLSMSGVRSGFQAVFIPSLSLFMLTRLIGGNRVITLGTAVEQHFLVTQNWGMGSTIGVILIIAMLLIMKLTGEKKARKKV
- the rpiA gene encoding ribose-5-phosphate isomerase RpiA, whose product is MNLKKMVGIKAAEYIKNDMIVGLGTGSTAYFFVEELGRLINEEGLRIIGVTTSDRTQEQALALGIPLKSVDEVAQIDLTVDGADEISNDFQGIKGGGAAHLYEKIVANHSKKVVWIVDQSKMVEQLGAFPLPLEVIKYGSQQVFRILEEKGYKPTFRKQADGTNYLTDENNYIIDLHLGVIENPHALAEELDRMTGIVEHGLFLNRVQTVLIGSEKGVEVRESTF
- a CDS encoding pyrimidine-nucleoside phosphorylase, translating into MRMVELIKKKQEKKELTKNEIQYIMEGYTNDEIPDYQVSAWAMAVYFNDMTDHERMALTVAIAESGDQIDLSKIEGIKVDKHSTGGVGDTTTLILAPLVASVGVPVAKMSGRGLGHTGGTIDKLEAIPGFHIEMDQEEFIDLVNRHKIAVIGQSGNLCPADKKLYALRDVTSTVDSLPLIASSIMSKKIASGADAIVLDVKVGAGAFMKTTEKAEELAHAMVTIGKLAGRNTMAIISDMNQPLGIAVGNALEVEEAIETLKGRGPSDLEELCLELGAQMVYLGGKAESISQAKTMLKEKLHSGEALEKFKEFIENQGGDSRVIDDYQRLPQAKFQKNIQAEEDGFVTEIIADLIGRAAMELGAGRATKESKIDLAAGLKVLKKVGDPVSKGDVLVTLYANTEKFEQSEKMVREAYSIGKEQIHLTLIHETITD
- a CDS encoding DUF1801 domain-containing protein, translated to MYELKTKETDENVMDFIEKVESVKKREDAYQLIDIFTEVTGLEAKMWGPSIIGFGKYHYKYKSRHEGDAPLVGFSPRKAKISLYLAVGDESREDILKDFGKHTTGKACVYVNKLADIDILVLKKLIRESVKFTQKNYPE
- a CDS encoding PotD/PotF family extracellular solute-binding protein, with the translated sequence MKRLTIVMTSILVVCVGLVFGIQYLNRTQGFTGDNTLTIYNWGDYIAPELLEKFEDETNYKISYETFDSNEAMYTKINQGGTAYDLTIPSEYMIERMRDEGMLQELDLSRVNGLEHIDSRFLDQAFDKGNRYSIPYFWGTLGIVYNDKFIEKEPSTWNDLWNPDYKNSLMLIDGAREIMGIGLQSEGYSLNEENPEILTRITEKLKQMTPNVKAIVADEIKMYMIQEEAAMAVTFSGEASEMLDENEHLHYVIPDEGTNIWFDNVVIPKTARNIDGAYAFINFLLDPENAAINAEYVGYSTPNADAIERLDSEITEDEQFYPSDEEIANMEVYENLGPELLGIYNDLFLEVKMFRK
- the sdaAA gene encoding L-serine ammonia-lyase, iron-sulfur-dependent, subunit alpha, yielding MYQLVKELVLDAEQKQVPISELMVRQEMEKTHRSREDIWEQMRKNYRVMKEAVEKGLTDEGVFSPTGLTGGEAVKLRNYRKKGTSLSGDDLLIAVESAIATNEVNASLGIICATPTAGSSGTLPGVMFGIKDKLALTEDQMIQMLFCASGFGMVIANNAMISGAAGGCQAEVGSASGMAAAAAVEIAGGTPDQCAEAMAMAISNLLGLVCDPVAGLVEIPCVKRNAIGAVNGLISADMALAGLTNKIPADDVIDALYRIGKSLPPSLRETGLGGLAATREGVRLKMKIFGTELNVNEDGFSINE